A single genomic interval of Monodelphis domestica isolate mMonDom1 chromosome X, mMonDom1.pri, whole genome shotgun sequence harbors:
- the ZNF275 gene encoding zinc finger protein 275 isoform X2, which translates to MLENYENVVSLGFPVSKPDLISQLEQGEVPCLPDLPRTEVPEIHGARSSVTEKETSIPQQEVGEEVKTQGILSAGSPQGIHQDSVAGGLYDVEGRLERQQRNFVGDIAQTSDSCGNPTNNSDLMKQQQKWEQRVENPYECKDCGKAFRLNIELIQHERIHSGEKPHECEECGKTFKGHSELIEHERIHSGAKPYKCKECGKAFRRSSGLSRHRRIHSIVKPYRCNECGKSFKRSTGLSQHQKVHSGEKPYECNECGKAFKVSTHLIRHQRIHSGEKPFECSDCRKGFREHSDLIKHQRIHTGEKPFKCDECGKAFRGQSGLLEHQRIHSGAKPFECIQCGKAFRRSSELTKHRRIHTGEKPYECKECGKPFRQSSSLLEHQRIHTGEKPYECIECGKTFRGPSDLIKHRRIHSGAKPYECNECGKTFRRSSGLNRHRRIHSVASLHACSECGKAFKKSSALYRHQKTHSS; encoded by the exons ATGCTGGAGAATTATGAGAATGTCGTTTCATTGG GCTTTCCTGTTTCCAAACCTGACCTGATTTCCCAGCTGGAGCAAGGGGAAGTACCATGCTTGCCAGATCTTCCCAGAACTGAGGTTCCAGAGATCCATGGTG CTAGGAGCTCTGTGACTGAGAAAGAGACATCTATTCCACAGCAGGAAGTTGGTGAAGAAGTGAAAACCCAGGGAATATTATCAGCAGGATCCCCACAGGGGATTCACCAGGACTCTGTAGCTGGAGGACTCTATGATGTTGAGGGCAGGTTAGAGAGGCAGCAGAGAAACTTTGTTGGAGATATAGCCCAGACATCTGATTCATGTGGCAACCCCACAAATAATTCAGACCTTATGAAACAGCAGCAGAAATGGGAGCAAAGGGTTGAGAATCCCTATGAATGTAAAGactgtgggaaagccttcagacTTAACATAGAACTTATTCAGCATGAGCGAATACATAGTGGAGAGAAACCCCATGAATGTgaggaatgtgggaaaaccttCAAGGGACACTCAGAACTTATTGAACATGAGAGAATTCACAGTGGAGCAAAACCCTATAAatgtaaggaatgtgggaaagcctttaggAGGAGCTCAGGCCTTAGTAGACATAGGAGAATTCATAGTATAGTAAAACCCTATcgatgtaatgaatgtgggaaatccTTTAAGAGAAGTACAGGCCTTAGTCAACATCAGAAAGTCCATAGTGGAGAGAAgccctatgaatgtaatgaatgtgggaaagccttcaagGTTAGCACACACCTTATTaggcatcagagaattcacagtggtgagaaaccttttgaatgtagtGACTGTAGAAAAGGCTTCAGGGAACATTCAGACCTTATtaagcatcagagaattcatactggagaaaaaccctttAAGTGTGATGAATGTGGTAAAGCATTTCGGGGCCAATCAGGTCTTcttgaacatcagagaattcatagtgGAGCAAAACCATTTGAGTGTATTCAGTGTGGGAAAGCATTTAGAAGGAGTTCAGAGCTTACCAAACATCGGCGAATTCATACAGGagaaaaaccctatgaatgtaaggaatgtgggaaaCCTTTCAGGCAGAGCTCAAGCCTTCtggaacatcagagaattcatacaggagagaaaccttatgaatgtattGAATGTGGGAAAACCTTCCGGGGACCTTCAGACCTTATTAAACATAGGAGAATTCATAGTGGAgcaaaaccttatgaatgtaacgAATGTGGGAAAACTTTCAGGAGGAGTTCAGGTCTTAATCGACATCGGAGAATTCATAGTGTAGCCTCACTCCATGCATGCAGTgagtgtgggaaagcctttaaGAAGAGTTCAGCCCTTTACAGACACCAAAAAACTCACAGTAGTTAA
- the ZNF275 gene encoding zinc finger protein 275 isoform X1 gives MLCLISGRPTGQGWVSFMPLFTFLALPFPQSLTLSRKGSTGAELMAALLLTARPQELVTFEDVAVYLTKEEWEHLGPAQRRLYRDVMLENYENVVSLGFPVSKPDLISQLEQGEVPCLPDLPRTEVPEIHGARSSVTEKETSIPQQEVGEEVKTQGILSAGSPQGIHQDSVAGGLYDVEGRLERQQRNFVGDIAQTSDSCGNPTNNSDLMKQQQKWEQRVENPYECKDCGKAFRLNIELIQHERIHSGEKPHECEECGKTFKGHSELIEHERIHSGAKPYKCKECGKAFRRSSGLSRHRRIHSIVKPYRCNECGKSFKRSTGLSQHQKVHSGEKPYECNECGKAFKVSTHLIRHQRIHSGEKPFECSDCRKGFREHSDLIKHQRIHTGEKPFKCDECGKAFRGQSGLLEHQRIHSGAKPFECIQCGKAFRRSSELTKHRRIHTGEKPYECKECGKPFRQSSSLLEHQRIHTGEKPYECIECGKTFRGPSDLIKHRRIHSGAKPYECNECGKTFRRSSGLNRHRRIHSVASLHACSECGKAFKKSSALYRHQKTHSS, from the exons ATGCTGTGTCTCATTAGTGGGAGACCCACAGGGCAGGGTTGGGTCTCATTCATGCCTTTATTCACTTTCTTAGCTTTGCCTTTTCCCCAGAGTCTAACACTTTCCCGAAAGGGGAGCACAGGAGCGGAACTGATGGCAGCTCTTCTTCTGACAGCCAGGCCCCAG GAGTTGGTGACATTTGAGGATGTGGCCGTGTATCTCACAAAAGAGGAATGGGAACACCTGGGCCCTGCTCAGAGAAGGCTCTACAGGGACGTGATGCTGGAGAATTATGAGAATGTCGTTTCATTGG GCTTTCCTGTTTCCAAACCTGACCTGATTTCCCAGCTGGAGCAAGGGGAAGTACCATGCTTGCCAGATCTTCCCAGAACTGAGGTTCCAGAGATCCATGGTG CTAGGAGCTCTGTGACTGAGAAAGAGACATCTATTCCACAGCAGGAAGTTGGTGAAGAAGTGAAAACCCAGGGAATATTATCAGCAGGATCCCCACAGGGGATTCACCAGGACTCTGTAGCTGGAGGACTCTATGATGTTGAGGGCAGGTTAGAGAGGCAGCAGAGAAACTTTGTTGGAGATATAGCCCAGACATCTGATTCATGTGGCAACCCCACAAATAATTCAGACCTTATGAAACAGCAGCAGAAATGGGAGCAAAGGGTTGAGAATCCCTATGAATGTAAAGactgtgggaaagccttcagacTTAACATAGAACTTATTCAGCATGAGCGAATACATAGTGGAGAGAAACCCCATGAATGTgaggaatgtgggaaaaccttCAAGGGACACTCAGAACTTATTGAACATGAGAGAATTCACAGTGGAGCAAAACCCTATAAatgtaaggaatgtgggaaagcctttaggAGGAGCTCAGGCCTTAGTAGACATAGGAGAATTCATAGTATAGTAAAACCCTATcgatgtaatgaatgtgggaaatccTTTAAGAGAAGTACAGGCCTTAGTCAACATCAGAAAGTCCATAGTGGAGAGAAgccctatgaatgtaatgaatgtgggaaagccttcaagGTTAGCACACACCTTATTaggcatcagagaattcacagtggtgagaaaccttttgaatgtagtGACTGTAGAAAAGGCTTCAGGGAACATTCAGACCTTATtaagcatcagagaattcatactggagaaaaaccctttAAGTGTGATGAATGTGGTAAAGCATTTCGGGGCCAATCAGGTCTTcttgaacatcagagaattcatagtgGAGCAAAACCATTTGAGTGTATTCAGTGTGGGAAAGCATTTAGAAGGAGTTCAGAGCTTACCAAACATCGGCGAATTCATACAGGagaaaaaccctatgaatgtaaggaatgtgggaaaCCTTTCAGGCAGAGCTCAAGCCTTCtggaacatcagagaattcatacaggagagaaaccttatgaatgtattGAATGTGGGAAAACCTTCCGGGGACCTTCAGACCTTATTAAACATAGGAGAATTCATAGTGGAgcaaaaccttatgaatgtaacgAATGTGGGAAAACTTTCAGGAGGAGTTCAGGTCTTAATCGACATCGGAGAATTCATAGTGTAGCCTCACTCCATGCATGCAGTgagtgtgggaaagcctttaaGAAGAGTTCAGCCCTTTACAGACACCAAAAAACTCACAGTAGTTAA